From the Ignavibacteriales bacterium genome, the window TTAGTTTATTTTCTCATTATATATTTAAGCAAATTGAATGCCAAAAATAATAATACGCGACATAGAGTTTAAAAAGGGATTATATTGAATTTACAGTATTTAAATCGAGCGTATCATGATGTCCCTACTTCATTCTTAATGTCGCCAGAGATATTATCCATAAATACTATATAATCGAATATTATCCAAAAATAGCATAGTCCAGTGACTATAGACCTAGTAATGTTCGGTGCTATCCCACACTACCTTATGTTTTGTCTGCTTGAATACTTTTATTGCTCTTATTGTAGCAAAAGTGTTAACGATATTATCGAAAAACAGCCGGTATATACTGGCTAAGGCATATCTGAATCCGAACCAATTATATGTAAAGGCAAACCTGTGAAAAATATTCACAAACATAAAAAACAGGCAGACATACATCATATACCAAAGAAACGAATTCTTCTCTACCACCATCGGTATCACGTTTAATCCAAGTGAATGAGTTACCGTATATGCAATCAGATATAAGAGGAGCAGATATGACAAAGTCGTTCCGAAAAAACTGAAAATGGTTTTTCTGTCCCTGGCAAGAAAGTATTTAGTCTTAAACGATCCGTCCCAACCGTGAATTTTCCAGTTTTGAAATACAATACCGGCAATCCACCGGGATTTCTGTTTTACGGATGCCTTAAATGTATTTGGGAAATACTCCCCTGTTGCTATTCGGGAGTTACCAAAATCTTTTTCGGTTTTATAATTAATAAAAGATGTCTTAAAACCCAGCTTATAAAACCGTAATCCCAGCTCATAATCTTCTGTCAGATTTGAATCATTAAAAATGCTGTACTTTTTCTTTTCACGCGCTCTTACATTGATCTTTCTTGGTTTCATCATTATAGGTCTTACTATCTTATCATGGGTGTCGAAATTATCTTCCACAACAAAAGTGCTGGTTACGGGCGATATCGAATCTTCATAGGATAAATGCTTAAAAAATGTTTCGAACAATAATGTATGCAATTCTTTGGGGGTCGTGCTATTATCTTTATCCGACACTCTTATATAGCTTTCGAGCAATTCATCTCCGAGCTGTAAGTTCTTAAGCTCCTCAGCCAGCTCATCACCTTTCAGATAGAACTCGTCGTCTTTACCAAGCATCTCTTCGATCTTTTCAAAATCAGATAAATATTTTTGTATTATTTTGCCTGCCCCGCTGATCTTTTTCTTAATAGATTCTGTATTCTTAGGAGCATCCCCCTCAGAATCATTATCACTATTAAGCTGTACGGACATTTCACTAATAGATTGTGATATATGGTCGAGTTTATACAGTATTCCTGTATTTGTTTTCTTAGACCTCCCATTTATCATAAAGACCTTCATCATTTTCCCTTCCATATCTTTAAGCATACTTTCTACTTCTTCCAGTGAAAAGTCTGAGCTTTTATTTATTTCAATATCAGTCAAAGTATTCTCTTCCGAAATAAGACCAGTATCTTTATCAATATTTAATTTAGATTTACTTTCCATTCCAATTTTTTTGTTTTACGAAAACTGAAGTTCCCATATAATTACACAAAATAGAGAGGTAAGTATTATTACCGTGCTCAAAAGAATAAAATACATCCTCTTTTTTGTGTATTTTGCGTCTTCCACAACCTTATCCTTATTATCCCACCCCGGTATGGAGATATTATCATAAGCAGGGGTTCTATTATTTTTCCTGTCAGGCGGATGCTTTTTTTCGGGCTTTTTACCGTCAATTAAAAGCCGATCAAGGTCTTCTACCTTTTTATCCTGCTCCTTAGTATAGGATTCCAAATAGTAAAACGCTTTTCTTGAAAAAGCCATCCCTGTTCCTGCGAAAGGAACATACGAGCCGATTGCCTGTCTTACGATCATATCTTTAGTATGAATCTCCGAAAAAGCGTCACAATTTATCCTGTGATACAGCTTTCCCAGTTTACCTTTTATGGGGATAACAGGTATCTGAACAGCATAGTTTTCCTCATAATTGATCATATAATTGAAGAGTTTGAGTGATAACGGATGAATAAAATCCTCAGAATCATGAATAAGGATTACATCAAATTCTCCGTAATACTTTTCATACTCTTTAATACATGAATATGCATTATTAAGATTATCGGCTTTGGTAGTAGGACCGTTCTCCACATTTAGACAAATGATCACCCTGTGATCCTGTTTTGCGATCTCCCTTACAGCACGGATCGTTTCCAGATCATTAGGGTAAACGGCTACAAATATACGATAGTTAGTATATTTTATTTTCTTTAATGCAATTCTGAGGGTCCTCCCGATCACTCTATGCTCCCTCCACGCACCTATCATTATTGCTATAGGATACTGTGGTTTGGAATTTATGACCGAAAAAGGTGGCAGGCTTTTTTTGTATTTACCTCTGTAGAACCAAAACATAATATTCATAAACAGATCATCGAGCCCGCTGACAAAAAGTGAAACTATCGTAACTGAAAAAAACAAAAACAACACAAACTCAAACATTGTGAGTTTTCCTCCTCCCGTATTATTTTAAAAACGGCTTAAGCCGCACTTTTAATTGGATACCATACCCTTGATACTACTCTGACTGAAGATGCACACTATAAGCCAAAGTCAATAATTGTTGTACAATACTGATACCAGATTACACTATGTTTATATTAAATTTTTTATCCTCGGAGACATTGAGAACACGGGCTTTGCCAAAATTTTCTTGTCATGTTTTTGTTAAAAAATCATTACTATTGACAATCTGCTATAGTGAGATGTTTTTTTGAAAGAGTGGTAGGACTATAAAAAAAAGCGGGTCCTTTTGAACCCGCCTGAAGAATAAATTAATTAACCAATAGTGAAAAAATCAATAGTGCTCTGTGGAATCCCACACAACTTTATCTTTAGTCTGACGGAATACTTTAACCGCCCTTATTATTGCAAAAAAATTGACCACGTTATCCACAAGCGTCCGGAATATACTCATTACCGCATACCTAAAACCATACCAGTTATAGGTAAATGCAAATTTGTGGAATATCCTTGTGAACATAAAGAGCAAACTTGTCATCATTAAATACCATAGAACGGTGTTTTGCTGTACGATAGTCGGCAGAAAATCATAGCCCATTGCTTTTGATATCATATAAGCAAGGAAGTACCCGAATACTATAAACGATAACGCTGTTCCGAAGAAGCTAATTATGGTTTTCCTGTCCCTGGCTAAGAAATATCTTGTCTTGAATGAACCTTTCCATCCGTAGATCTTCCAGTTCTGAAATACTATCCCGGCGATCCATCTAGATTTTTGCTTTACAGATGCCCAGAATGAGTTAGGGAAATATTCACCCGTTCCGATCCTGGAATTACCATATCTGCTGTCGGTCTTTAAGTTTACAAAAGAAGTTTTAAAACCAAGCTTGTAAAACCTTAGACCCAGTTCATAATCTTCCGTCAGGTTGGCATCATTAAATATTGGGTATTTCTTTTTATCCCTGAGGTTAATTTCCTTTTGTTTTGGCCTCATTACAACCGGGATCGTCTTTCCTGTTTCTTCTTCAACTCTTCCTTCGAGAACGAAATCACTGGCGCCTTGTTTTTCCTCTTCTTTTACTTCTTCCTGAACTTTCTCTTCTACAGTTACTTCCTCAGTTGTCTTTAGCTCAGAGGTTACTGAGGTTTCTTCTAAAACTTCGTCTTTCTCGGCAGTAACCTTATCCTTAATAATATCCGCGTCTACCAACTGGCTATAAAATGAATCGAAGAGTTTCTTATACAGGTCTTCTTTTTCACCAACCTCACTTTGTTCACCTTTATCTTTAGCTTCCTGAAGCTTCTGATCGATCTTTGATTTTAGATCTTCGATACTAGAAACAATCGTTTCCTGCGCGGAAGTCTTTTCTTCTTCATTTGCTTTCTCTACTCCTTCAACTTTTTCATACAGATCAGATACCTTCTCTTCCAATTCTTCCTTTACACTGTCATCAATTGATTTTATGCCCTGTTTTTCATTGAGTACTTCAATATTCTTATAAAGTTTTTGCAGAGAATCATCTATCGCAGACAATTTCGTGACCAGCTCATTACTTTTGGACTCCACCCCTTCACTTTCGGCACCTGCACTTAGTTCAGGTTTTTCGTCAGAAGATTTTTTGTCATGAAGTTTCTTTACCCTATCCTCTATCTCTTTTATCATATCATCGACCGATACAGAAGGTTGTTCCTCATCAATCGCCTCTTCTTCTCTCACTTCTTCTTTCTCATCAACCTCATGATCAAACTCCATGATAGTCTCTTCTTCGGCTAAAGTATCTTCGGGAAGAATGTCACCCTCTTCAATCGTTGGAGCTTCAGTTCTTTCCGGCTGCAAGATAAGATCCTGCTCGGGAATAACCTCCGCATCCAGCAACTGTCTGAAGAAATTATCGAAAGTCTTATCATAAAGATCTTCCTGCATGAGAGCATTCCTGCACTGGGCGAGAGTTTCATTGGACGGGACTATATCTCCGTACTTTAAACCCAGAAACTTTTGGAAACTTTTCCTGTCAGCTACTTCGACTTCAAAAGGAATATCATCGCCAAGACCGTATATCTCCTGGAGAACCATGCTCTTCAAAACGACCTCATTATCAACGTCATGTCCGGCTGCTGCCCTTGTCAAAACTTCGTTTACCGGCTTAATAAGTGAATACCAGTTTGTGGCTGCATTTATCTCGTCGAGAACAGTCTTATCGTGCTTTCTAAGCTCACGCGTAAGAACCGTCATCTGTTCCTTGTTCATTTCAAAATCTTCGGGTAAATGTACCATATTGTTTATTTTTTAACTCAGTTATTAGTTTAGTTGTTTAATTTCTCTGCTCTATTCTTAGCATTATCTATCGAATCATATTCACCGATACATACTGTAAAATACTGCTTAGATGATATTTCATCATCATATACAAAAGCTACATCGTTATCTTTTAATATCTTTCTTGATTTCAAATAATCGATCCTGTTTTCTGCGCTTTGTTTTGAGCTAAATAGTGATTCTTGAATTCTGTATTTGCCATTATCAAGCTTTTGATAGAAAACATTATTATCCTTATCGGCTATTCTGTCTATTACCCTAGCATCTGTATCCACTTTAGTATTATCTTCGGTTTTCTCGGGCACAGTTAATGTCTCGGGAGCAGGAACGATAATCTGCTCACTCTTAGTTTCCGTAACTTCCGCTCTTGTCTCACCGAAAATGTTCAGATTGATCATATAGAACACACCAATAGTCACCAGAACAACAAGGAGCGATAGCAATATGCTATACTGCCTTGCTGAAGTATACTTCTTGTCGGCAATAACTTTCTCGTCGTCATCCCAACCCGGTACTTTTATGTTTTCATATTGCGGATAAGGATCGTCCTTAAACTTATCTTCGTTCTGTGATCCTTTTATATCCTGCTCATCTCTCAGCAACTCGTCATCGACAGCATGTGTTGATTCCGGTTTATGAGTTTTATAGTATTCCTGCATTCTCTTTTCCTGCTCGATGCTCTTTGATTCGAGATAGTGGAATGCCTTCCTATTAAATGCCATTCCCGTACCGGCAAATGGTATGTATGAACCGATCGACTGCCTTACGATCATATCCTTAGAGTGCAGTTCGGCAAAAGCATCACAATATGTTCTGTGATACATTTTACCCAGTCTGCTCTTAATAGGAATAACCGGGATCTGTACACCATAATTACCTTTGTACATTATGAGGTAATTGAACAATTTCAGTGACAGCGGATGGATAAAGTCTTCTGAATCGTGTATAAGAATTATATCAAACTCACCAAATTGTCTTTCATACTCTTTTATACAAGCATAAGAATTATTCAGGTTATCAGCCTTTGTTGTAGGACCGTCCTGAGGATTCAGACATAATATCACCCTGTGGTCCTTCCTCGCCATATCTCTTACAACCTTTACCGTTCTCAGGTCATTTGGATAGACGGCAACGAATATCCTGAAATTCGTATAGCGCAGTTTTTTAAGCGCGATAGTGAGCGTCCTTCCAATAACCTTTTCTTCTTTCCATGCGCCTATCATGATCGCAATTGATCTCTCCGGCTTTGAATCCATTTCGGAGAAAGTTGGCAGGTTAGCTTTGTATTTCCTCCTGTAGAACCAGAACATGACGTCCATAAAAAGATCATCAAGTCCGCTTACCAGCAGAAGAATTACCGTAACCCAAAGTGTTATATGGAAAATTTCGTATATCATAAGGGTGAATAATAAGTTAATATAAATCCTAATTTGACTGTGAATGAACTCTCAGGGAAAAGACCCTGGTCGTTCTTTACAAAATAAAACCTGTTTACTGCTTCAGCAAATAGTACGGGGAAGTTCCTGATATTAAATGTGTAAGCGATACCTCCGCCGAGTTCGCCGTAGTTATTATAATCTATCTGTTTTGAATCTCCCTGAATATTCTGTTTTAGATATACTTCAAAATACGAATAACCCTTTATCATATATCTTAAAACTTCCCTCAACTGAGCCTGCGCATAAAAATTTTCATATTTGTGGTCATACAGCGCTGATGCATATGTATCGAGATAGAAATTCTGTGAAGGCACTCCCGTTTTCTTATATTGCGGGAAATGTCCAAACCTATCAGCAAATGTCAGGATCGGCTTAAAATTGAATTTGTTCTCTTCCTTATCGATAAGCCTTACGTAACCGGCTCTAAATTCAAAGCTGAGTGACGGAAAGAAATTATAGTGGAAGAAACCACCACCCTCTACATACCTGTCATTGTATATCTGACCGGGTTTTGATCTGCTATCAAGATATACATCACCGTATACACCTGTGAAGAAGTTCTTGAAAAGCCTGTACTGATATTTTCCGATAAAGTTGGAAATATAATTTTCTTGCTTTGTATCGTAATAATTATAGAAATAAATATCTGCCGAGCTAGGTGAGAGAGACATTCTGAAATCATTGAGATAACCCAGTGAAGTCTCGGCTTTCTCTCTTTCTTCAGCATTCGTAGAATTTGCTTTTACATATTCAAAATATTTCTTTGCTTTCGAATAGTTCTTTTGTTCATTATATAGATATGCCAGTTGTAGTTGTACTTTTGTATCTTTTGGATTTTCGCTGGCGTATTCCTCGAATAATCTTATTGCGTCGCTCTTCCTTCCTGAATTAAGAAGGGAATATGCAGAATCAAGCTTGGAGCTCGAAACCGATCCGCTTGAATTCCTCATATTGTTTATATTCTCAATTTCTCTGGTAGCTACCTTGACATCTTCTGATATAGTTGATCTGTTCTTTGCCTTCTCAAAATATATCATTGATGAGTCAAACTCATTTTTACTTAAATATATATATCCTAATTGGAGAAGTACCTTCGAATCATTTGGATTTTGATCGAGGTGTTCTATGAATAAAGGAATTGCCGCATCGACCTCCCCTTTATTTAAAAAACTGTATGCAGTGTTTAATTTTTCAAATGATTTGTTACTCTCAAGATATTCGAGTTCTGAGGATGCCGAAGAAACTTCATCGCTATTATATGAATAATCCCTTACACGGGTAAAATACTCGATAGCTTTTTCGGTCTTGTTCTGAGTTTTGTAAATGTATGCCAGCTGAAGATAAATTTTTGTGTCGTCCGGATTGCTTAACAGATAATCTTCAAATATCTCTGCCGCAGCATCATAATTCCCCTGGTTTAACTGATCATATCCCTCATCAAGCTCACTCTGTGAGTAACCATTTTGAGAAGAAAAAATCATCAAAACTGCCAGCAGTAATGTATATTTTGTTAATTTTTTTGTCAAATTATGCATCCTCGTCGTATGCTTATTTATTTCAAAATTTAGAACAACTCAAGGATACTATTGCTAATACTGTGCCAAACTCAGGTATTGTTCATTTTAGATAGAAGTCTCTAAAAACAAAGACTTACAAGTAGATGTGAGAAAATTTTGTGGAAAATTGTAAAATTTTCGTAATAATGAAGTAAAATAGTATAGTATGAATGCTATACTATACTGTTACTAAAGGAGTAAAAAACATATAGAAGAACTTACATCCTGGAGCGTATTAGATTAACACCGTCCAATAAGCGGGGTCCGGGTCTGAAAAGCGTGTTCGCATCTACCACCAGGATCTTATTATTTTTTACAGCCCGTGTTGTGCTCAGGCTCGATCTTATCTCTTCAAGGTTAGCATTTATAGCGGTCATATCCGTCGTATCGGAGGGTAGTATAATATATTCAGGATCCTTCTTTATTACATCCTCAAAGCTGATATTTGGGTACTCCATTTCTTCGCTTTTGTAAATATTATTAAACCCCGACATCTCCAATATATCATTTATAAATGTATGTCCGCTTGCCGTCATCAAAGGATTCGAAGCTATTATGATAAATGCATCAGGCTTTTCTTTTGAGTTTTGCTCGGTAAGAGTATTCCTAACACCCTTGAGTGAGTCGGTTAAAGATTTTGCTCTTTTTTCTTTATCAAGTATGGTGCCGAATTTATTTATCATATTTATCACACCGTCAAAGTTATCTATATTCACTACATATACTTTGATGCCGAGATTTTCGAGCGCCTGATATGTTGGATTAGATCTATTCTCGACGTTTAAGAATACCAGATCAGGTTTTAAGGATGTGATCACCTCATAATCGGGATTGAGATAATCTCCAACTTTCGTTTTATTGACGGCATCCGGAGGATATGTGCAAAATGTCGTAACTCCGGCAAGCATAGAGTCCGCGCCTAATGCATAGATTGCCTCAGTGACGTTTGGCGCCATCGAAACAACCGTTTTTGGTTTTTCAGGGAGGCTTACTTCAACCCCGATATCATCCACGATCGAAAATTTTGCATCTGACTCCGGAGTTGTCTTCGTGCAGGAAAAAAATAAGGTACTTAAAAAAATGACAGCTATAAATTTTCTCAAGTGCAGAGTATTATGTTTTGAGCTTCTTCTTTTTAGCGGCCGGGAATAGAACGTTATTAAGTATAAGCCTGTATCCCGGTGAGTTTTTATGGTCTTTAAGTTCGGTCGGTGGTTCCCCTACAATATGCTGATAATCTTCCGGATCATGTCCGCCATAAAATGTAAACGTACCCCGCCCGTAATTACCGTGAATATATCTTACCATGTCCGTACCCTCATTCATAGCAAGTATAGTGATATTCTTCTTAAGGAATTCCTTTTTAAACCCTGTGGTTTGCCCCAGGAAACCCTTTATTAAGGCAGTATGGTCCTGTGTCAGCATCGATGGTACTGGGTCAAACTTAGCCGAAAACTCTATAAGATTAAAATAATCATTAAACTCGCCTACCATTAATGCTTCATCCGTAACGTCTATATCGGAATACTCATATTGATAAGGATTCAGAACGATCTTAAAATTTTCAAATGCCAGGCACTCCGAATAATCGAGCTTGCTATTGGCATCGGGATCGTAATCATCACCGTCATATATTTTATCGGCTATATCCGTATACTGAGTTGCTAAAGCAATATCATACGTATCTGTTGCAGAACACATAGTGAAAAGAAACCCGCCATTAGCTACATACTGCTTAAGCTCTTTTACGACAGCAAGTTTCATCTGTGATACCTTGGCAAACCCCAGCTTCTTAGCAAGATCTTCGTTCGTTTTTTGCTGGGCAATATACCATGGGGCAGTACTGTATGAAGCGAAGAACTTTCCATACTGTCCCGTAAAATCTTCGTGGTGAAGGTGAAGCCAGTCATATTTTTTTAACCCTCCGCTTAAGACTTCCTCATCCCATAATTTGTCATAAGGTATACCTGCATATTCCAGAGCAAGCTGTACCGCATCATCCCATGGTGGAGCATCCGGCGGAACATACACTGCTATCCGTGCAACTTTCTCCAGCCGTACTACATCCATGTTATTGTTTTCATCCTGAACTTCCGCATATATCCTTGCCGCGGTTGTTCCATCTATTAGTTCGTACGATACACCGTTATTTTTGCATTCCTCCTCTACGGCAGGTGAATAGTCGAACATAAATGATCCGGCACGGAAATTCAGTAACCAATCCAGCTCCTTACCGGCAAGTAGATGCCTGTAAGCAATTCCGTAAGCTTTCAAATGGTCAGTTTGACCTATTTCCATTGGGATCAGAAGTTTTGCCTGGGAAAAGGCAGTGAATGGGATTAGAAATACCGCACTCGCAATCAGAATATATTTTAACATACTTTTAATCACAGAATAAAATTAATTTTAACCATCAGTTTATGCAATGTAGTAACGTCTTCATAATATAACAAATAACAGGTAATAAAGTTTATATGAATATTCTCTCAATAGAGACATCCTGTGATGAGACCTCGGTTGCCGTGCTAAAGGACGACCTCGTAATTTCAAACGTCATTTCTTCACAATTGTTTCATAACGATTTTGGCGGTGTTGTGCCGGAAATGGCTTCCCGCGCCCATACAAAGAACATTATTCCTGTTACAAACGAAGCCCTAAAACAGGCAGGAATTTCGCTCGACCAAATAGACCTGGTAACTGCTACAACCGAGCCGGGACTTATCGGGGCATTGTTGGTCGGGATGAATTTTGGTAAGGCAGTTGCCTCTTCTCTTGAAGTACCCTTTGTTCCGGTAAACCACATACAGGCACACTTGTATTCAAACTTTCTGGAAGAAGATAAGCCCGGTTTTCCATTCCTGTCATTAATTGTATCCGGAGGACATACAATTCTAATAAGAGTAGATGAATATTTCTCCCATACAATACTGGGAAAAACTATCGACGATGCTGCCGGTGAAGCATTCGACAAGACTGCGAAAATGCTGGGACTCGGTTACCCGGGAGGACCTATAATAGATAAACTTGCCAAAGAGGGTGATCCGGAGTTTCATAAATTCCCTATCTCGAGATTAAAGGGTAAATATGATTTTTCCTTTTCGGGGATAAAGACTTCGGTGCTTTATTTTCTTAGAGAGATAAAATTTGAGGAGAAAAGAGTTGACGAGAAAGAAAAGCTTACAAAAGACATTTGCGCTTCATTCCAAAAGGTTGTTGTTGATACACTCGTGAATAAAATAAAAATTGCTTCCCAAGAATTTAGTATAGATAATATTTGCATAGCCGGTGGTGTTTCGGCTAATTCAGGTTTGAAAGAAAAACTAATGGAATTAAAAAAAGAGGGCAAAAACATTTTTGTACCCTCTCTAAAATATACCACAGATAATGCCGCTATGATAGGACTAGCAGGCTATTATGCTTATACAAAAAACTCTGATAAAGAATATTATACTTCGGAATCATTCGCAAAGAATGCCTCGCCTCGTTTGGATTATTCCAAATTTTAACGCCCGCGGTTAGCCGCTTTTCTTCCACCTATGATATATACCAATATAGCGACTACAAGGTGTATCCAGAACCATGGACTGCTTGTGCCGAGGTTTTCAGCTATGTAAATAAGTATCAGAACTCTTGGTAAAAAGACAGTTAGTAGCACTTCTCCCCAAAATGGAACTGTATTAAAAGGAATAGCATGCATAAACCACCATATAATAAGAGCGATACGTGGAAGAAATAGGCTTAAAACAAGAAAGGCAGTATCCATAATTTAAGTATTTGTATAAAGTTACTCAAATATTCATAAATAAACAATAAATCGGAGCTTTTTTGAAATTGATATGAAGAATTATCTTAGTTATTTTGATTTCATGCAGGGACCTGATGCAATATGGATTATAGGATTTGTATTTTTGATCTGGCTTATCTTTTTCAGGAAGGGAAAAGAGGTGTAAATACATAATTTTTCACTCCTTCGTAACAACTTTCACCTTATATACGTAAAGTATCTAAACCTTGATAGGGTGCCGCGCATCATACAGCAAACAAAGATAAATTAAAGGAAATTGTATGAGAAATTTAATTATACTTTTTATTCTCATAATAAGCCTTACAATTATTACAAAAAACGGGAATTCTCAGACGCAGAATCAATCACAGTCTAAAACAACTGAAGATACAACTGCTACTGAGGAAAGTGTCTTTGTGCCGAACAAGGTACCTGTGCTTGTTATTCCGCGTATTAGCAATGGACAGGTTACAATAGACGGTGAACTGAATGAGGAAATATGGAAAACCGCCGCTGTAGCAGATAATTTTACCGAGATATCTCCCGGTGATAATATCAAACCTGAAGTCAGAACCGTAGCATATGTCGCATATGATGATGACAACATTTATTTTGGATTTGAATGCTACGATGATATGAAAAATATCCGCGCATCGATGACAGACAGGGACAGGATGTATTCCGACGACTGGGTAGGACCTTTCATTGATACCTATGGCAATCTGAAAGATGCTTTTGAATTTTATGTAAATCCGTATGGAGTACAGGGCGATCTGTACTGGACGCCTAATTATGAAACCTCCAGTGAGGACTTCATTTTTACAGCCGAGACAAAGATATATAAGGACAAGTGGGTCGCTGAGATGAAGATTCCTTTCAAAACATTAAAATTCCCCGACAAAAAAGTACAAGAATGGCGTGTTCACATGTTAAGGAACCGACCGCGTAATTTGAGACAAAGAATATACTGGGCATCTGTATCCAGGGATGACCCAAATTTTGTTGGACAGTCAGGTATTTTCAAAGGAATAGAAGACATCGAGGGCGGAAAGAATCTTGAATTTCTTCCATACGTGATAGGTATTGAAAACGCATCACTTTCAAGCCCGGTAAACACAAATTCAACATTAGATTACGCCGATCCAGACGGAAGCTTTGGATTTGACGTAAGGTATGACCTGTTTTCAAATATCTCACTTGATGCAACATATAACCCGGACTTTAGCCAGGTCGAAGCCGACGCGCCTCAGATAGACGTTAACCAGCCCTTTGCACTATTCTTCTCGGAAAAACGGCCTTTCTTCCTTGAAGGAATTAGTTCATTCCGGACGCAGCTGAATAATATGGTCTATACCCGGTCTATCAATAACCCGATATTTGCAACGAAAGTTACCGGTACAAAGGATAAGTGGAGTTTTGGCTACCTCAACGCTATGGATGAGAACACTCCTTTTATTATACCACTGGAGGAAAGAAGCTATGTACTTCCAAGTAACAAGTACTCGCTGGCAAACATACTTAGAGTAAAATACGATCTTGGCGGAGAAAATTATATTGGGGCATTGCTTACAGACAGGGAATTTAGTACTGATACAACATTCAATTTCGACTTTACCGGTTATAACCGAACGCTAGGTCTGGATTTTAGATTCAACTTCCTTAAGAATTTTTACTTCGGTGGTCAGATAACGGGATTTGCAACAAGAGAAATATCTGATACTGCTTTCTTTGATAACCAGACAAGATTCGGAAGCGACGATCAATACACCGCCGCGTTTGATGGTGAAGCATATAATGATTACTCTACATACTTTTATATAAATAGAGAATCGGAAAATTACGGGTTTTGGACTGAATTTAGCTCAAACGGACCAGCTGTTAGACGTGATCTAGGCTTCCTAACGAGAAACAATTATAACGAACTTTATTCATACCATTATTATAATATCTATCCCAAAGGTGATCTAATCAGAAGGATCACTCCTGATATTACCGGCGGGCTCCGCCATAATAAGGAAGGTATTATCAAAGATGAATACTTTTATCCCGGCGTAACTATCGAATTCCATAACGGAACAAGGCTATGGGGTAATTACACTTTTATAAATAACGAAACATACGGCGGAGAATGGCTCCCCGGAGCTACCAGATGGAATTTTGGAATAGA encodes:
- a CDS encoding glycosyltransferase, producing the protein MESKSKLNIDKDTGLISEENTLTDIEINKSSDFSLEEVESMLKDMEGKMMKVFMINGRSKKTNTGILYKLDHISQSISEMSVQLNSDNDSEGDAPKNTESIKKKISGAGKIIQKYLSDFEKIEEMLGKDDEFYLKGDELAEELKNLQLGDELLESYIRVSDKDNSTTPKELHTLLFETFFKHLSYEDSISPVTSTFVVEDNFDTHDKIVRPIMMKPRKINVRAREKKKYSIFNDSNLTEDYELGLRFYKLGFKTSFINYKTEKDFGNSRIATGEYFPNTFKASVKQKSRWIAGIVFQNWKIHGWDGSFKTKYFLARDRKTIFSFFGTTLSYLLLLYLIAYTVTHSLGLNVIPMVVEKNSFLWYMMYVCLFFMFVNIFHRFAFTYNWFGFRYALASIYRLFFDNIVNTFATIRAIKVFKQTKHKVVWDSTEHY
- a CDS encoding glycosyltransferase: MFEFVLFLFFSVTIVSLFVSGLDDLFMNIMFWFYRGKYKKSLPPFSVINSKPQYPIAIMIGAWREHRVIGRTLRIALKKIKYTNYRIFVAVYPNDLETIRAVREIAKQDHRVIICLNVENGPTTKADNLNNAYSCIKEYEKYYGEFDVILIHDSEDFIHPLSLKLFNYMINYEENYAVQIPVIPIKGKLGKLYHRINCDAFSEIHTKDMIVRQAIGSYVPFAGTGMAFSRKAFYYLESYTKEQDKKVEDLDRLLIDGKKPEKKHPPDRKNNRTPAYDNISIPGWDNKDKVVEDAKYTKKRMYFILLSTVIILTSLFCVIIWELQFS
- a CDS encoding transposase; translated protein: MVHLPEDFEMNKEQMTVLTRELRKHDKTVLDEINAATNWYSLIKPVNEVLTRAAAGHDVDNEVVLKSMVLQEIYGLGDDIPFEVEVADRKSFQKFLGLKYGDIVPSNETLAQCRNALMQEDLYDKTFDNFFRQLLDAEVIPEQDLILQPERTEAPTIEEGDILPEDTLAEEETIMEFDHEVDEKEEVREEEAIDEEQPSVSVDDMIKEIEDRVKKLHDKKSSDEKPELSAGAESEGVESKSNELVTKLSAIDDSLQKLYKNIEVLNEKQGIKSIDDSVKEELEEKVSDLYEKVEGVEKANEEEKTSAQETIVSSIEDLKSKIDQKLQEAKDKGEQSEVGEKEDLYKKLFDSFYSQLVDADIIKDKVTAEKDEVLEETSVTSELKTTEEVTVEEKVQEEVKEEEKQGASDFVLEGRVEEETGKTIPVVMRPKQKEINLRDKKKYPIFNDANLTEDYELGLRFYKLGFKTSFVNLKTDSRYGNSRIGTGEYFPNSFWASVKQKSRWIAGIVFQNWKIYGWKGSFKTRYFLARDRKTIISFFGTALSFIVFGYFLAYMISKAMGYDFLPTIVQQNTVLWYLMMTSLLFMFTRIFHKFAFTYNWYGFRYAVMSIFRTLVDNVVNFFAIIRAVKVFRQTKDKVVWDSTEHY
- a CDS encoding glycosyltransferase, with the translated sequence MIYEIFHITLWVTVILLLVSGLDDLFMDVMFWFYRRKYKANLPTFSEMDSKPERSIAIMIGAWKEEKVIGRTLTIALKKLRYTNFRIFVAVYPNDLRTVKVVRDMARKDHRVILCLNPQDGPTTKADNLNNSYACIKEYERQFGEFDIILIHDSEDFIHPLSLKLFNYLIMYKGNYGVQIPVIPIKSRLGKMYHRTYCDAFAELHSKDMIVRQSIGSYIPFAGTGMAFNRKAFHYLESKSIEQEKRMQEYYKTHKPESTHAVDDELLRDEQDIKGSQNEDKFKDDPYPQYENIKVPGWDDDEKVIADKKYTSARQYSILLSLLVVLVTIGVFYMINLNIFGETRAEVTETKSEQIIVPAPETLTVPEKTEDNTKVDTDARVIDRIADKDNNVFYQKLDNGKYRIQESLFSSKQSAENRIDYLKSRKILKDNDVAFVYDDEISSKQYFTVCIGEYDSIDNAKNRAEKLNN